CGGTGACTGAGGTCATTCCAACCGGGGCTCAGCGGATGAGCCCCTTGCAGGCgcccctccctcctgccagcAGCCCCCTCCCACTCCATTCCCCCTGGAAGCCCTCCCCCAggctcagcccccagcctggagaGAGCGCCTCAGCCCCGGGGGCGGAGTGGCCAGGGAGGTCAGTGAGTGTCCCCTCACCCCCCGCTGGACCCCTCGGGCTCTTGGGGACCCGGGCCCTCCCTTCCGCAGAGACAGGACAGGCCCGATGCCCCTTCACCTGTGCTGTGCCCCCACTGCCCGCCTCTGTCCTGCGCCTCCTGACCTCTGGATCCGGTCTGCCCCCAGCACCCTGGCTCCCGCCCGCCCCCGTGATGACCGCGGAGCAGCCGGGGATGGGGCTCAGGTGCTGACACTCCCTAGGAACCGGGCACAGCACCTGAGGGAACCCTTCTCTAACCTGGCAGCTCTGCTGGAACGTGTCCCGTTTGGGGGTAGAGCCCCACTCTCTGCCCCAGCAGGAGCCTGTGCCCGGCCCCGACCCCCACCCCGCAGCCCTCCTGCCACACCCTCGCTCTCCGAGGCCCTGGGGTCTGCGGCTGTGGAGGAactggacccccagcccagggactcaCCTTGGGCCTCGTAGCCGGCCAGGTCAGGCTTCTCTGCAGCCGCCGGGCTGGACAGCCGGCCCAGCGCCAGCTGCAGCTGGGCCACGTTCATACGGGCCGTGAGCTCCCCGCTGCGGTCCCCAATCTGCAGCCGGGCAGGTCCGGGTCAGCGGGCAGGTGGGCGGGGAGGCCCCGATGTGACTCCCACGGGACAGTCACCCCCCAGATCTCCAAGGGAACCAGGGCCCACTGCGCTAAAGGGGGAGCCCGGCGGTGTCCCTGGGTGGGTGGCCTCCCGTGTCCCAGAAAGCCCCTCACACCCCAGCCTGGTTGTGTCACGGAGCAGTCCTGGTCCTGGGACCCCTGCTGCCAGGCGGCCACGTGTTTACCCAGGAACagccagaggaagggagggacaggAGGGACCTCTGGGGCCACCGCCCCTACTTGTGCTCGGAGGACAACAGCCTCCCTGACCTGAGCCGCTCTCTccgctgccccccacctccacctgggcTCCCGAGGGCCCTGCCCACCACGGACGCGGGACTGTGGGGGGTCTGGGCAGGTGCTGGGGGTGCTGGAGGGAGGTGACGTGGCCCTGATGGGGGCTGCttcccaggggtggggtgggagcaggaTGGGGTGAGGTGAGGAGAGGGCCATCCAGGAGCCAGGCAGCCTGGGTTCACCCCTGCCGACACTGCGGTGCCCAGCGGCGGGCTGCTCTGACCGCAGCAGGAGCGTCCCTGTCCATCTTCCCCAGGAAGGGATCCGGTGGAGGGGTCCCCGGGGACGACTCCCAGGGGCGGCCGGGTCCTCGTGCCCCCAGGATGCCTCTGGGGTCAGGCACAGGTGTTTGGTGGCCCAACTGGCCCCGCTCCGCTGGGGACAGAAGCACCCACTGCCCAAGGGCAACACCAAACTCGAGGGGCAGAAAACAGACCCCTGTGCTCCCCCCAAGCCCCGGGCTACCACAGAAGGCAATGGGGGTCGGGCCCCGGGCAGCACGTGGCAAcagccagggaaggagggagaggccgGCCGGCCGGAGAGAGCCCGGAGCACACAGAGGCCCCTGGCCAgcctggggtaggctggcagccccAGCGGTGGTAGGGGAGCGGGCAACgctggctgaggccagggatgggggctggggctggggcgggacAAGGCCGGCTCACCTCCTGGGAGATCTCCAGATGCTTCTTGGCGAAGGTCAGGGCCTGTGCCGGGCTCCCCATGGACACGTAGGCGTTCCCCAGGCTCCAGCACGCCCGGCCCTCGCCCACTCTGCCGGGAAAGTAACCCGGTCCCTGCCTGCTCACAGGTCTGCCCGCCTGCCCCGCGCCCGGCCATCCCAAGCCCCCCACCTCCGGGTGGTCAGGCCCgtcagggtggggggggggggggcggggaggatggggggcggggaggatggGGGGCAGGCTTCCTGGCGTGGCCTTGACCGCCCCCTAGTGGCCGGAGAGGCCGACACCCGTGACTCCCGCCACTTGAGCAGCAGTGACCTCATCACCTTGAATGACTTATCTTCCAGTTGAGATAAAAACAGGGTCACGGCCTCCAGCCTCCCAAGCACCCAACTGAGCCCCGCCCCGCACACAGGCCCCATCGACGACCGACTCGAGCTCCAAGACTTCGTCACCGCCCCAGGGAAACATCACAGGCCACCCTGGGCCTCCTGCGAGAGCTTTTCAGAAGcccctcctctccaccccccaGGAGAGGCCCCCGGCCTGCGGCCACTGCCCGCCGGGACCTGCCCGCGCGGCTGTGTCAGGGGAGCTCAGTCGGGGGGTCTGTCTCTCCGTAAAGACCCATGTTACAGAGACGCGGCGGGGGCGAGGGGCTCAAAGGGGCagtgggcggggcctggggcaCAGCCCCCCGAGCAGCTAGTGCCAAGGGGGCTGTGAGCACCCAGGTCCACCTGGAGGCACCCGGTCCCACCTGGAGGGTGGCACGGCCCACAGATGGAGGGAGGCCGAGCCTGGGCAGGGCCGCCTTGTGCAGGGTTGCCTGGGGGTCCGTGGCAGAGCCGGGCCTCAGACCCTGGCCAGAGTGGCAAGGCTGCTACGATCAGCTTGTGATTGGGCCCAGGGGCCTGGAGGGGCCGTCGGGAGCTGTCCAGCGGGGCCCTGCCACCCTCACGTGCCCCACACGCACCTGTCAGCCAGCTCCTGGGCGATAAGCAGGTGCCTCAGGTGATACTCGGCGGCGCGCTCGTGGTCCTGCAGCAGCGTGTACGTGTTGCCCAGGCTGTAGCAGGCCTGTGCCTCCACCGCCTGGTCCTTGAGCTGCCGTGAGAGCTGCAGCGTCTTCCTTGGGGGGGGGGCGAGGGCGGGTCGGCTCCCCGGGAAAGAGGAGTCTGGTACTTCCCTGCCCCGAGGCACTGCTCatgtcacccccccaccccctcccaacaGGTAGACGGTGGGCATGGGGGGGGGCACGGGAGAGGGAAGAGGCCCCAGAGCCTCCAGCCCCAGGATCCCATGGGGGTTCTCCAGGCTCTGTCCATCCCTTCCAGGGGGTACAGAACACCCACGTGGCCCCCAGCGAGGCTGGGAGGGCAGACTGGTGTGGGCACGCCCTTGGCCTGGTGTCCAGGTGCCCTGGGGCCCACGGCCCCGGGCTGGGTGCGGGGCTGCCTACTTGTAGTACTCGGCGGCCACGTCGAAGCGCCCCAGGAAGATGTGGGCGTTCCCCAGGTTGCTGTAGGCCCTCCTCTCCGCTGCCTTGTCTCCAAACTCCTTGGCGATGGCCAGGCGCTAAGCAGACACGGGCCCCGATGGTCACGAGCAGCCCGAGCGTGGCATGGATGGCAGGCGCTGCCCCCCTCGCCCCGCGTGGCCAGCCTCATGCTCCTGTGCCTGCAGGGGCAGCCCCAGCACCACGCCCAGAGGAAGCAGGGGAGGCCCCCTGCTGCCCGGGTCCCACCCAGCGCCAGGGCCACCCTGCCACCTGCCCGTCCACCTGCTCACCTCCTTGTGGAAGGCCGTGGCCTCCACGAAGCTGCCCAGCAGGTAGTGGGTGTTGCCGAGGTTGCcgcaggccctgccctgggctgcccGATCGCCCAGCTGCTTCACCAGGGACAGGTTCCTCCTGGGGGCAGGTCTGCCTGAGCCCGGTCCCCCcggccagcccccacccaggccagaGGACGCGAAGCAGGCGGCCTCCGCGCAGCCCCTCCCAGCGTCCTGCCCCCAGGAGGGTGGCTCTGCTGTCTGAGCGCCAAGGCCCAGGTccggccccctccccgcccccgccccttcaCAGGCGCTGTCTCCATTCTCTCCTGCACCGGGGGAGGGGGCTTCAGCCCGATGTCCGGGCCATTTTTTCCagccaaatgtttttttttttaatggctgcacccacagcctacggaagttcccgggctagggatcgaatcagagctgtagctgccggcctacaccacggctcacggcaacgccggatccttaacccactgaacgaggccagagatcaaacccacatccttgtggaggCTGATCGGGTTCATTAttactgagccgcgacgggaactcccagccgaATGTTTTAAGAAGCCACACGTGGCTTTGGCTCAGCAGTCCGCTGTGTCTCTCCACCGCGGCGCGAGACCCAGAGGTGGGGAACGCCCAGGCGGGGGGGTCCCACCGGGCAGAGGacagccgggggtggggtggggaaggagggcgcTCTGAGCCCAGGCCACCCAGTCCCCGTGCTCATCAAACCCGCCGCTCACTCGTAGAACTCGGAGGCCCGGCGCAGCGTCTCGCGGATGGCGGGCGGCAGGTGCCCGGGGTCCTGCGCGGAGCTCCAGGACAGCTGCTTGCCCTTGGCGTGGTACACGTTGCCCATGTTGTAGAGTGCCCTCGCCTCCCCGACCTGGGGGGACACGGAGGTTGAGGTGGGGGCCGTCTCCAGAGCTACCCCCGAGGAGGCACGGCCCTGCCCTGTGCGCACAGAGCTGGTGTTCCCGCCGCCTGGCCCACCGTCCCTGCTGCTCCTGTGGCCCCGAAAGGAAGGACCTGGGGGTGGCATCCCCAGGTCCAGACACTAAGGTGGGGGTCACGGtcgtggggagggagggacctgGCCCCACCCCTCTCCGATGCCCAAAGGTCAGGGTTCCGGCGTGGCTTCGCCCCCTCAGACAGTGGCCTGGGGCAAGTTAGTCACCGAACAGCCTCTGGCCAGCTACAGCTTCCTGTCTGCACAGGGGCAGGGATGCTTGTCACAGCTGAGGgtcacgggggcggggggtggatgGAGCAGGGCTGTCAGGGGCCAGCGGAGCCAGAACCACCACTGGGGGACCAACGCTGCCTCTCCAGCCAGGTTTCCTCCCAGAGCCCCACCCGGCCCCAGCAGTGATGGGGGCACTGGTGGATTCAGGGGGTGGTTGGTGGGGGGGGGCGACATGGAAGAGGCGGGGCGGGATTCCCAGCCTGGGGAGCCCCACGGCGTCGGGTGTGAGCTGGCCGTGGCCTCATGTCTGAAGGAGCCTGTCCTCCCATCCTCTTCCTCAGGGTTGTGAGTCGTGTCCCCCGCCCCAGTCTCAGCCCCAGACAAGGCCACAGGTCAGGGCCGCCTGCCCACCTTGTCCCCCTGCTCCTGAGCGATGTCCAGGTGCCGCTGGCAGCAGACGACAGCCTCGTCAAAGCGGCCCAGAACCTTGAGCGTGTTGCCCAGGTTCCCGCTGGCTTTGGCCTCCCCCATGCGGTCACCGATGGtcctggaggcaggaaggagtgAGCGGCTGGGCCGAGGACCGGCTGGGACCCTGAGCCTGGCTAGGAGCCCTGGTGAGGGCGGTGAGGACCCGGGAGGACCAAGCGACTTAAGCCCCCGGGACGGGGCTGGACAGGGTCCCGGGTGGTTGGGGTCCAGCTCAGGACGAGTCCTCTGCTGGGCCGGGTCTGTGAGGGTGGGGGGGGCTGCGAAGCCAGCGTGGAGGCAGGGACAGCTGGGGCCTTGCTGAGGGACTTTAGAATAACCCACCCAGTGAGTACCCGCATGTGCCAGCGGGCCCCACACCGGCTGGGGGCTAAGAACAGGGCTCTCTGGCAGAGGGGAAGGGCCTGTGCCGGAAGCTCCGCCCCCACCTGGGAGGTctgggcctggggggcggggagggggggggccaAGGGGGCTGTGGAGTGGGCGGGGCCAGCAAGGAAGAGGTGGGATTCCTGCTGAGAGCAGGGCGGCCCCCAGGGCAGGATGGCTCCACCCAGGTCTGGTGGGGGGCCGCCCTGAGCGCCCCCAGACCAGGGAAAGGCACTGGCTTCTGGGCGgtcacccccacctcaccccgcCCCCTTCGCACAGTCCCAGAGAGGCACACGCACAAGGCCAGACACACGTGCTCACACAGACACGCACCCTGGGGCATCCCCACGCTCACACGCGTGGACCCACAAACAGGCTCACATGCATCTGAGCTTCAACAAGCCCCTGGAGGaacttccccaggccaggggtgtcCTCTGGGCGCCCTGCGGGCACTCACCGGGCCAGCAGCAGGTCGTGCTTGTGGTACTCCAGCGCGCGGGCGTACTCCTTCAAGTAGAAGTAGGCGTTGCCCAGCTGGCTGTAGATGGCGCTCAGCGTCTTCAGgtcctctgtgcccacctgcacGGCGGCCTCGAAGAAGGCCACGCCCGCCTTGAAGTCCCCTGCCTTGCACAGCCGCTCGCCCTCCAGGGCCAGCTCCAGGCACGAGGCCTCCATCCTGCGCAGAGGGAGGACAGGTCACGCTGGGGGCCCCGCGCGCCCCACGACGTCACTCGGACCATCCGAGGCCAGTACCCTGGCCGTGGGCACGAGCGGAAATCTCCAGACAAACGCCCGGAAGCGGTGCTGGGTCTGGTGGTGAGCTCAGCCCCAGGCTGGCAGGCGGATGGCTCACCTGTGCCCCACCTTGCTGCTCGCTCCTCCTCAGGCCGGGGGCTCCCCCCGAGCACCTGGCAAAGGCATAACTCTGTGACTACGGCCAGACCTTCAGCCCACGGTGGCCCAGCTGCAGACACAGCCCCCTTCCCCGAGTCCCAGTGGCCCACCATCCGCTGGAGCGGCCACGGGAGCCTGCGCTGGCCTGGACCCCACTGAGGACCAGGCTCATAGGGTCAGCGAGACAGTCAAGGCCACGCTGGCAGgaccccagcccccccccccgtcccACCTCCCAGAGGGAGCCCCCACCGTCCAGGCTCTCGGAGGTGGGCTGGGGGCCCAGCCCGTTCTCTGGGGGGCAGGGCTGCATCTGAGCGGGTGTTCTGccctgggtggaggggagggcacGGCCCCCACCCCTCCCGCACCCTGGAAAACTGAGAGGCGAGAGGCAGCTCTGTGCCGCCCTGGCTGCCCCGTCCCCCTCCTCTCACTCCCACTGCTTTTCTGAAGTCATCGGAGCTCAAGGAAAACTCATGCGAAGAAAAACACTCGCCCCTTCTCTGCCTGTTAGGACTGTGGGGTGACTAGGCGTTTGGGGGGAACCAATGCATCTCCTTAAAAAGTGAAGTTGTCTCTGGCGCCGTTTCTCAAAGGCCCTTTCGCCATAAGCCACCACACCCCCCTCACTCTGCTCCCGCGCCGTCCAGAGAGCAGGGCACTTTCACACCGACAAGCACACGACAAGCACACGAGAAGCGGCTGCGGCAGGGCTGGCGAGGCCCTCGAGGAgctgagcccccacccccaccaccccccgcaGGCTCAGTGCTCTCTCTGTGGGGACCCTCCAATGTCAGGGTCACTCCCCCCCGGGGGACGCGGGGCCCGGGCTCAGGACCCCATCATTTCCCCGCCTGCCCCGGCCTCAGGCAGAGCCCTGTGGCCTCTCAGAGCTGGGGGTGAGGGACAAGGCCTTGAGACCAGGACACCCGGCCCCGGGGCCCGCCAGCAGCACGCCCCTTCTGAGCAGCCACCCCGCCGAGAACGAGAACGCTCTGGGAAGGACCAGCCAGGTGCCCCCTAGGCACGCTCGGGCCCCCTGCCTGGGCCCTGCCGGTCCCTGCCCACTGCCGACCACGCGGCCAGCTGTCCTCTGTTCCCGGGACCGCAGAGACGGGCGTGGGGTCTGAAACGCGCGTGATCTGCTGAACGGAGTGACCTCCCCCAACCCACCTCGCGCCCAGAGAAGTGGCGTCAGTGGCCCAGAGAAGGCAAGTGTCTGGCTTGGGAAGGGCCTGGGGCACAACGATGGGGCATCCGATGTCGTCGCCGGCTGGCCCCGGACCGTGGGGAGGCACCGGGCAGGgtgtcccaggctagaggccccgccccctccccaggcccaagGACCTCCAAACTGGAGGCCGGCGCCCGCTCCCCCCACTGGTCACCCCCCGGAGCCCGCGGACCTCTTCCTCTGCAGGTTCCGCATCTTCTGCACGTACAGCCACAGCTCCAGGCCCACGGGCAGCAGCAGCGGGCGCGGCCGGGGGGCGCCGTACACCACCGTGCACACGGCCCTCTCTGCCAAGCTCAGGGCCACGGGCTGGccctcggcggcggcggcggccggcaTGGCAGGGCTCTGGGGCTCCCTCCCGGTCAGCCAGCCCTCGCCGCGCGCCGGCTGCTGGTCCTGGGGATGCGCCGGCCTCAGGGTCCCCTGCTTGCCCACCTGAGTGGTGGGCTGAAGGCTCTGGTGGCCTTGGCTGCAGAAGACCCCGGCCCTCGGACAGGTCATCCAGGGCCTCCCAGGGGCGGCGGCGCATCAGGGGATCAAGGGCGGCTCAGAGCCGGGATCAGCAGCGTcagcagggcggggagggggagcccAGAGGGAAGCCTGTCCTGGCTCCCTTCCCTCTGGGCTGGCGCACAGCAGGGGTGCAGAGGCAGCGTCTGGCTCCCGCTCACCCAGACTCCTTTGCACACCCTTACCCCTCGCTGGCCCCGCGGCCACTTCTGGGCCAGAGCCAGGTCCCACGGGCACCCAGCGGGCCCCGGGGGTAAGCGAAGAAAGAAAGTGCATGTGCCCCTCCCCTGCCGGGCAGAGCCAGAGCCCAGCTGGGATCGGGCCGGTCTGCACTGGGCCCCAGCCGCCCTCCCGGAGGTCCATCCCTCCCGCCCCCAACCCTGTCCTCCCCGACGCCCCCGCAGCCTGGCCTGGCGGCAGCACGTGACACCAGCACACAGGCAACAAGCGCAACAGGTGAGCACAGGTCcaggtctgcctgtctgtccccCCGCCTGGCGCGGCCCATGTCTCAGTGGTGGAAGGGTCCCAGGCCACCCACACCAGGCCCTGTTCGCCTCCCTGCCCGGAGGCCTCGGTCCAACGCTGCTCGTCCACCCCCGACAACGCAGCTGGGGGGGCCAGGTGGGGCCTCGACTGTCCCCTgctggcccagcccctgcccacaaGCTGAACCCCCAAACTCGGCaaccccaggcccctcctccgCCTCCAGGAGCGGCTACCTGACGCCTGAACTGCAGGCTGCTCTCTCCCCTCTGAGCCCCTAGCCCAGTAAGAAAGGTTCTGGAGCCTCTGTCCCTCCACACCAGCTCTGCAGGCTTTTGGGCATTTGCCGTCACCAGGCAAGGTGCCACCACGTCCGCTGGGGACATGCACTGGGGCTACCACAACCTTAGGCCACCTGCTTCGGTATCCGTCTGCCGAGCCAGCCTTCCTACCCACAGCCTGCAAGACTGCTGGGCCTCCAAAAGGCCTGTCCCCACAAGGGCCACCGAGAGCCCTACTGTCAGGGCACAAGACCGCCTCCCAGGGCTCTGGGCCAGACGGGCCAGGACTCCTGGGGCCTCGGGGCTCTGGTCTGCGCTCTCCCATCTGGGATTTGCCACATGGGCTGAACAGCTGCTTAACTGCTGGTCCGCAGTCCTTCGCCCCCTGAAGCCCACGCCTCGGGGCAGCCTGCCGGCAGCCAGGCCACTTCCACCCGCTAGGCCCACGACCGCCCAGCGCCTCTCTCCTTGAAAGCGGCTGACCGGGGTCAGCTTTCCCCGAAGCCAGACCGCAGTGGCCAGGAGGCAGGGCACTTTCTGCCAGGCTCCCACCACCTGCCCACTGGCTTGCCAGTTAATGAAGTGGTTATTGACCGCCCAGTGGCTGGCGGTACTGCTTGGGCCACCGTGTCACTCCCATACCTCCCGCCCGTCCTTGGCACCTGAGATGCATCCAGAGAGCAGCCACCATcctgccctgctctctgccctctgcccccacgGGCCCTGTGCACCTGCCGTCTGCCTGATGGCTGGCACGACACCCTCCGGTGCCCACCACCAAGGATGGTCTCCCAGCCAGGCCCCAGCTCCCACCACCAAGGCTCACGGGGCCTGTGTCTCCGCCAGCCTTCCTCTTGGCTAAACGCAGCTGTCCCATCCAGGGCTGTCCACTACCTGTCCCACCACCCCCAGTGAAGCCTCCCTGACTCCCCTTCTGTCAGGGGCGTGGAATCTAGGCACAGCCTGGGACAGGCAGCAATGGACAGCAGGAAGCGCTGAAGAGGCGGAGCACAGGTCACCCAGCTTCAGAGGGCGCCTTAGGGCCATGCTTCTAGGGAGCCCTGGGGCGAGGCCATGTGGCAGAGCCACGCGGCCTGGGATTCTCCTGTCTGGGTGCCTGCTGCCTGGGGGCTCCTCCAACAAGTCACCCCAGGGGAGGGGTTGctctgccgccccccccccccccgctgttcccctcccagccctgggcaggaGCGCTTGGCTGCTGGCTTTCAGGGACCAGGCGCCACAGGACGATGGCCGGTGGCTCCCCCACGTTGGTTGGGGGGGTTCCTGGACACCTGCCCATCCCCTCCCAGACCCCGTAAGACCCCACCCCCTTGTGCCTCCCCAACCAGTCCCCTCCTCGGGGCCACATGCGGGGACAGAGTGGGCTCATGGACACACCCACACTCAGACCCTCCTCAGCACCTGTTCTCGGCCCAGTCCTGTCCAGGACCTGAACCCACCTCCCCAGACAGAAATGTGAGCACGGGAGGGGGGGGGCCCAGGTTGGGGGGCAAGGCAGAAGAGACCTGGCCTGGCTCCAGGGAGCCCCCACACTGGGGCTCTCCCCAAACAGCCACCCGTGCGGTGCCCGTATGCTGGGCATCCATGTACCAGGCCGCCTGTACCCCGCACTCCCACAGGTGGGCCTCCCCGGACACACAGCCTAGCGGGGCAGGCAACCTTCTGACGGCTTCCCGGCAGCCTCTGAAAACCAGCTCTGACCAGGATCTGCCCTGCCCACACCCAGCCACGGCTACCTGCTTGGGTCCAAGCTCGCCACGGGCCTCCTGACGGGCCCTGGAGGAAGGTGAGTGGCCTGCTCCCCAAATCTCTGTAGGCGTGTCCTTTTGGGCTTAACTCAGGGCTCAGTTTGCGAGGTTCCAGACCTCTGGGCCTCTCCCAGCGTTTGCTCAGAGCTCTGTCACTGCCCAGGAACAGCCCCCCAGGCCAGGGTCCTGTCTGGAGTGCGCCTGCTGGACCCTGGCACCAGCCCACACCCCAGGTGCCCAGCTCAGCTTGTGGAGTGCCTGACAAGACCCCAGGCTCGGCTGTGCAGCGTCTCCCAGGGCCCTGGAGCCCCCTCCACCCGCAACCCCCCCAAACACAGGGCCGGTGGCTCCCAGATCAACTGCGGCTCTTCCCAAACACCCCCTCTCCACCAGAGAGAT
This genomic stretch from Sus scrofa isolate TJ Tabasco breed Duroc unplaced genomic scaffold, Sscrofa11.1 Contig1206, whole genome shotgun sequence harbors:
- the GPSM1 gene encoding G-protein-signaling modulator 1, encoding MAGPAPPAADELPGPARRLYSRMEASCLELALEGERLCKAGDFKAGVAFFEAAVQVGTEDLKTLSAIYSQLGNAYFYLKEYARALEYHKHDLLLARTIGDRMGEAKASGNLGNTLKVLGRFDEAVVCCQRHLDIAQEQGDKVGEARALYNMGNVYHAKGKQLSWSSAQDPGHLPPAIRETLRRASEFYERNLSLVKQLGDRAAQGRACGNLGNTHYLLGSFVEATAFHKERLAIAKEFGDKAAERRAYSNLGNAHIFLGRFDVAAEYYKKTLQLSRQLKDQAVEAQACYSLGNTYTLLQDHERAAEYHLRHLLIAQELADRVGEGRACWSLGNAYVSMGSPAQALTFAKKHLEISQEIGDRSGELTARMNVAQLQLALGRLSSPAAAEKPDLAGYEAQGARPKRTQRLSAETWDLLRLPLEREQNGDSHHAGDWRGPGRDLLPLPVRSRKYQEGPDAAERRPREGGHSPLDSADVRVQVPRTGIPRASSSDEECFFDLLSKFQSSRMDDQRCPLEEGQPAAAAEATASPSLEERIAQPSLKASPQTEELFDLIASSQSRRLDDQRASVGSLPGLRITHNNLGHLRGDGDLQEPGDEFFNMLIKCQSSRIDDQRCPPPDVLPRGPTMPDEDFFSLIQRVQAKRMDEQRVDLAGSPEPEAGGPPEPRQQCQPGAS